A stretch of DNA from Juglans microcarpa x Juglans regia isolate MS1-56 chromosome 5D, Jm3101_v1.0, whole genome shotgun sequence:
TAAGCAGAGAAACTACCTGGGGTCCACGCAATGTTCCATGCCTTGCTCGACCAGTACCCTTCTGCCGCCAAGGCTTTCTCCCagtgccactaacctcgctaaTGGTTTTTGTTGAATGTGTTCCCTGCAGGTCACTCAATCAACAATAAGTCTTACTGATATCCACATGCACTTCATCCCCATGACTCACAAGAGAGCATTGATAACCTTTTTTCCCTCTTTCAGACCAACCATATACAATTAAGGTTGAGAAAGCTCACAAGGATCTAAAcattcaaaacccaaaaaaaaggaCAGGTGACAATCTAGAAGAATTTGATCAGTAAACTTCCTGTAATGCAAGAACCCAAAGGCTTGATATCAAAGATATGCCTATTCAAACAGgagcaatgctacacaacctccccAACCtccacaccacatttttttttctaaatttttaaatttttaaattttttaatatttttttaatttttaattttttgagtttattctttttaaactaattcaatttttctattcattattcatatattaaatatttgataaaataaaaaaaaaattaaaaaaagtgtggtgtgtggaggttgtgaAAATATTGCACTTTGAATAAGAATGAAAACTGGAATTCACCGATTGCAACAATTGCAGGACAGAATGCAGCCACACTATTTCTTACACTTATTAAGGTATCACTAAAAAGTATGAGTATTAACcatggttttgttttttctatttaatgctaCTTATACTTTTACATTAATACCATTAGTGCCATTATAACCCCATGCCACCAAAACTCGAAAATAATGATCAATAACCACCTGTTGCCGTTTTGCAAGCTGCCATCGCACCACACGATGAATAATATCCTTCCTAATAGGCACGTCAAAAACATCGCCAGCCAAAACCATGAAGCCCTTATCTTCATTATGAAAATTTGTTACTGGAATGACCAGGTCCTGATAAAGTCCTACAGCACATTACATTAGTTCATTAAAACATTGTATAGAAACATCAAATTTGATATCAGTAGCAACGCTCAAATTGTTTGGCAAGTTCATCCATTGCCacaagataaaatataagaaaaaaggcAAGTAATGGGAAGGAAGtcaaaataaacataaagtaAACAAACATGTTAATTTATCAAACTACCCAAAAATTTAACAGCTCTGTCCGTAATAAAATGATAACTCTAATTTTTATCTGTTATAAAAAAGtgcactttaaaaaaaaaaaccaacgtaattatatgaattttaagcgTCAACCTTCAACAAACTCTGGTGCTTTGCAAGAGAAAAGGGCTATTATCATATCTATTAAACGTAAAcaaacacatgcacacacacatgcTCAACAAGAAGTATGCTTCTTCTAAGCTACGCGTTACTTAATGTTAAGGTCTTCCTCCTACCTATACTACGCTCTGCCGTTACCACAGGCTTTGTAGACAATAAATGAGAGGGAAATGCTCCTTCACCCGATTCAGGAGTCAGAATGGAAGTTGAAAGCCATCTATTCGCAAGGATATGCGATCCAACCTACAGTAATACATACAACATAGGCTTGTAAATAAAACGCCAAAAGTACGTTAAGCAAGCGGAGCCCAACAAATTGGCGTGTTGAATATACGGTTACTGTGTACATTCTATCGGTAGTAGCTTTTAAAAACCAACAGGGTGagcaaataaaatgtaataagcATGAACCTTTGAAAGACAGGAGGATCCTGAAGAAAATACGTTATCCCCACGAAGATGGTCGCACAAATCTGTTAAGATAGGGAAAAATggacaaataaaagaaaaattaagatttataaagCCACAAAAGTGACCAAAGTTTGCAATCTAACAAATAATGACcgacaaagataaaaaaatagatgcatGTCTCCCTTACAATGATAAGTACGAAATGATCGACATGTGATAGTTGAAGAATCACAGCGGCCAAGTGCATATAGGGACCCAGAAAAGGAGCGTAAAAGCTTTCTGGATACTGAAACCGCCATATACTCCAATGAACTAGTAGAGACTCACCCCGAAGTTTATTCCAGctaaaaaggaaacaaatatcTACCTGTTAATCTACAATCCCAAAGATCAGTTTTCCTCGAGCCCAactataaaatacatatttttaaacctTGGAATCCAAGAATTTACTTATAGTGCTAAATGTGCACTGAGGCATGGCACGAGAGACACGAAAAGACTGTTTAAAGCGGATTGATTGGCTTATTTAACGTTATAAACCACACCATTTAGATTGACTTCGAGGCGTTTGAGAAAATTCCGTcgagaaaataaaactataaagtaaaatagaaaaattcctGACTaccaaaagaagaggaaaatagTAAAAGTGGTACCATTTCAAGGTCTTGGCTTGGAATATTTCCGTTCAAATTCTCCAGAAGATTGATGGCCGTCGATGCTCCCGCCGAGAGTGTTGAGGACTAATTAAGGAGGCAAGTGAAAGAGAGCGAGGGATCTCTGCGGAAAACGAAGACCCCGCAAGCACGTCGAGTGGGTGAGGGGCCTCAATACATGAAGCCCATTCCACTTTCACTATGGGCTTTATGGAAGATCAGAAAGCCCAAGTAGCCTTTTACATCAGAATCATCATTTGTTCATGACTCAAAAAACAGTTGATCAaggtattttcttatttctaataATTCATTTGTTGATGACtcgaaaaaacataaaagaaaaggaaagtaatgaaatatttaaattttatcaattttctcataaataaataattaattttattatgaaaaaaacatATGCTATATTGTTTTCCGGTCTTCTATATATTACCgaccttgtttgttttcacaattcctctcaactcatatcattttatctcatctaattattataatttttttaaatttctttacaaaataaaataaaaaaatttaaaatttttaaatttcaaaataaaaataatattaaaaaaaattttaaaaatattttatttaatttttaattttaattttaattttaactcatctcatctcatctataaaaacaaacgaggccattAATCAGTGTCAGCATTGAAGTTCTcgtatttttttggattttttaatataattcgtACCATAATcatatatttgaatataatttttcaagagTCAACAATTTTGGGTCCAGTCAGAACAAGGGACAAAGCAGCAGGAGTCATATTTGGGGGGGCCAGATTTTGATTTGTAGGGCTATTCCAGCATCAAGACAGAAAAATCTCCATACCTTTTTCATCGGCCTGTCCATATCAACAATGATTTTTACAGAAAACCCCAAATAAATCGACTATACGGCCAGCATGCACTTGCAAGTTGGAACACATGAATGCAATGCCATCACACATGCAAGACTCGATGTTGACATGAACAAAGCTGGATTAACCGAAGCCAATAAAGAGGAATTAAGTACTTTGTAGTTATAACAATATTCCTGATATGGTTTAGAAGTGTTAATTATACAATACTTTTGCATCCTGTTATGCAGAATTATCATCTTCATGGCATTGTGGGCGAGATGAGATATCCATGGAAAAGGGATTGCCCAAGACACTGTTCATGTAACACTGGGGGTACTGGGTAGCATCCATCACTACGATCAAACTGCATATCTTCAGAACAAGGCTTCCAATGCCGTTTTCTTTGATTGATGAACCAGTTGTTTATAATTTGCTTCTGATCCTGGCCAGTTGATTCAGCTGTTTTTAATTAAGGTCTGCATATTAACTTCGCCAATGGGCATTAATTAACTTGTAGCAATGTAATTAATTTCTTGACTAAGAAAACCATCAAAGCTAGCAACTTTTAGCAAAGAAACATATGAAAagtatctttttttcttttctttttttgtctggATCTTTATGAAGTACTGGGAATCAGTCTCGACTCTTTCTCCTAATTCGCCGATAGCACACTGCTAAAGTTTCCACAGTGAGGTGACCAGCTTATAAACAGCAATTCTACTtcaaaaaagttaatatatatatatatccaaatagTTATTTCGTACAATTATCATGTAGTACTGcttgtaatttatatattaggTAAGGATTAACATTGCCCGAGTCAAGTCCTACAACAGATCATAGATGACAGACCGTGCACGTAGTCCCTGTCGTCCATAAGAGATCAAGCCATTGAAGACAACGGGAACTCCAGTATTGGGCTGAACCAAGTAGTAAGGATATTGATTATAGTACACGAAGTTGACAAATGGCGGACTTGAAAGCATCTTAGATCTCCGCTACTATTCCACCATTTGTTTatggaaaaattataaagtatTTTCAGAATACGGATGACGTGCAATGCTGTTCAAATTGTTTATAAGCATTTTGGACAACATGCATCTGGCATCTTGAATCCATGATCTACTACGTACTTTGCTTCAAGCACCACAATATGACTGCAccaaattaaatgattaaaccTTTTTCAAGACACAAACACAGTATTAATAGTCACAGTCGCTACTGCAAGTTCTCACgcattcacacacacacacacatatatatatatatatcttaaaagtACGTAGGGTACGTTTTTACCTGACATGGCCAACTGCATCAAATTAGGGTGAGAGGAAGTCAACCGATGTATTAAGAGTTTCAACCGCTTCAGCCCCATCTGAGAAGAACCTTACTAGCTTATCATCAAAAAACTTCTCCGTTACAAGAACTAGCTGGGAATCGAGGACCGTTTTACAATCTCATCAATTATTAGATGTAAAAGGAtcgatctcatatatatatatatatatatataggatcatAAGCCAAGCTTGAGGGAAGGGGTCGATGCCAATCTCTTTGTCTGCATTTCTGTCCATACTCCTGGTAAACCTTGGAAATGAGGAGTGCATGTTGTCGTCGATCGTCGTCTTCGGCAGCGGTTTGGCTCCTTAATCTCTTTGCATCAACTTCGCTCCAGGAGCATATTATCTTTCAGTTTTCTAACCGGGAGCTTTTTCAAAACCTTCAGTTTGTTTTTTCGTTTCTAtatatggaatatatatatatgaaaaattctccagaaaaaaaaaataaaataaaattataagtgtggggtgtgagagtgaataatagctgatttataaaattcttatatctactctattataataagtgactatctaactataaatagtaacttttattatttttccgttAACTCCGTTAATGTCCGGTTTTACCAAAATGCTCTTAAAatccttgaccatttgacgtacAGCTTCCTTGTTAAATTTAACGAAGAAtcctgttttaccaaaaggtccttaagacccttgatcatttgacgtgtagctcccttatagaatttaatgaataatcatgttttaccaaaagacccTTAATAGCCTCGCGGCGCATATGAATTGATGTCtctttttcatgttatttttgttctgacagtgtactcattttcttttctttttgtttcaatttcttttaaataaaaaattaataatatttttattattatataaagaataaatagataatccaatatggatgtAAACCAATACTCATACTTtgctgaagtttagattttttttttaatcttgattttttttctttctttaatcttgtattttcttttcccatacAAATAagttactgatttttttattttttttatttaaatcattatgtcaagTGCACTTTGGGACTAACGCATCCGGGACCGTTccctagtgtgtgtgtgtatatatatatatatatatattatatgctcatatgaatataataagaaaaatgaatactTCACTATTCGTCCATGCAAATTAAGAACCATAATGGTTCAAGTTAATAATGAagtattcattatttatttaataaggCAGTATTTTATTCTCTTCTAAAGTTGCTGAAATTGACCTTATAGAATtagtttattttactttttatttatttatttatacagaTTTATCTCCGGGGCAACAATCTTCCACACGTGAGAGACTAACTGGAACACAAAATTCACgaatattcaatacaaaaaATAGTACTTGTCATCACTTTAACCATATTCTCAATACCTCTTTGATGTAACGTTAAACGATGGGTAAACAAGTAACATTGATCTTACTTTCAATAACCctcttcaaaattaaattttaccgATTCAACATTTATCACATCCTCTTATCATATATAAAGTGTGAGAAGTAGTACTTATGTGACATAACCTCAACTATTTACCAGCAGGGATGTTCAGACCTTCCAGCTCATCCCATGCTGGCCAGAAACCATAAACGTATGAACCTCATCTTGGAAAAGTTATCCAACTAAATAGACAATGAGAAAGCTGCTATGATGCAAGCCACAATCCATTACTAGAAGTTCAGAATCTGGCTTCTTTTTCACTTAAATGCCTTCAGCTCAATGTGTTCTTCTAAATCCACAGTTGAACTGAAATCTCATCTTTTTGGGAAGAATGAAAGAAGTCCAGCATTTTAATTTAGCCTAGCAGAGATACATATATCTCTGTCAAATACACAAGTTACTAACAGGAGCCAGTCTACGCTGTACATTCCACAAAACAACACTCAAAGAGCCGCTTCCTCACGCAAATACTTGTCTCCTCCTGCAATCCCTCAATTGTGGTCATCTCCTCCGACGCTTGGGCTCCACCTGTGAAGGATTAAGAACATCATCAATGAATAAAACTACCAAGGGGTAAAGAAAACATTCTGATGCCTCTagctaaaatcaataatatgaCTTACACATTCTAGGACTGTATCTATCTAGCAttgcttttttttaaattactgatcccaatagaaaaagtcaAATCAATAACGGGGTATTTTCAAATTACCGACTCCAGTGCCTTCAGTTTCCAAATAAACGAAACAACCATA
This window harbors:
- the LOC121264255 gene encoding 50S ribosomal protein L4 isoform X2, whose product is MAVSVSRKLLRSFSGSLYALGRCDSSTITCRSFRTYHYLCDHLRGDNVFSSGSSCLSKVGSHILANRWLSTSILTPESGEGAFPSHLLSTKPVVTAERSIGLYQDLVIPVTNFHNEDKGFMVLAGDVFDVPIRKDIIHRVVRWQLAKRQQGTHSTKTISEVSGTGRKPWRQKGTGRARHGTLRGPQFRGGAAMHGPKPRSHAFKLNKKVRRLGLKIALTARAAEGKTKNLVNYVKQMENTKKLLLVDGGPIGEKLKLATQNLHYANVLPSIGLNVYSILLHDTLVMSREAVNKIVERMHTPINR
- the LOC121264255 gene encoding 50S ribosomal protein L4 isoform X1 is translated as MAVSVSRKLLRSFSGSLYALGRCDSSTITCRSFRTYHYLCDHLRGDNVFSSGSSCLSKVGSHILANRWLSTSILTPESGEGAFPSHLLSTKPVVTAERSIGLYQDLVIPVTNFHNEDKGFMVLAGDVFDVPIRKDIIHRVVRWQLAKRQQGTHSTKTISEVSGTGRKPWRQKGTGRARHGTLRGPQFRGGAAMHGPKPRSHAFKLNKKVRRLGLKIALTARAAEGKLLVFDDLEVPTHKTKNLVNYVKQMENTKKLLLVDGGPIGEKLKLATQNLHYANVLPSIGLNVYSILLHDTLVMSREAVNKIVERMHTPINR